One Misgurnus anguillicaudatus chromosome 20, ASM2758022v2, whole genome shotgun sequence DNA segment encodes these proteins:
- the LOC129454749 gene encoding uncharacterized protein, whose protein sequence is MDGQVKSILNSKCDELNTKNAELQKSEAKIQNLQAQIDQLSSEQLALDKQCEKYKDIIADLRAKLIVRDTKSPQTLNSYGTKKDATCTKENVFSRTQKSVPISAIGVLQQHAGREPHGVNEALESHRPPETPICLLSGKLCYSFPDSTFSLTDVGNWRAPAAKCRLGFFPCTQNKSRWVNDRRDESAAGDRQRNREQPLCRPRLFFSSLDLRSCWSTSSRQCKREDHPDLDHHHHHHPLHRALHQTPKMHHKHHRRKRRKRTTNLPKNPPPPSLLPMAGNNITVVTKRKQPSLAHPSFHQRSKPMSVRRKLANPPTPCLTPPAHPTSLKSEETAVNIQKEAQRTEGFPDLTPNNNEGLCALQQPPRHPLPGLRQRTNDMITSVNEDLLRTELPQDDWQQDTPSDEGMCSP, encoded by the exons ATGGATGGACAGGTTAAGTCTATCCTGAATTCTAAGTGTGATGAATTGAATACCAAAAATGCTGAATTACAAAAGTCAGAGGCAAAGATTCAAAATCTTCAAGCTCAGATAGATCAACTATCATCTGAGCAGTTAGCCCTGGATAAACAGTGTGAGAAGTATAAAGACATCATTGCAGATTTAAGGGCTAAACTAATTGTGCGAGACACTAAGTCTCCCCAAACGCTTAACAGCTATGGGACTAAAAAAGATGCTACTTGTACTAAAGAGAATGTATTTTCCAGAACCCAGAAAAGTGTTCCTATCTCAGCAATTGGGGTGCTGCAACAACATGCTGGAAGAGAACCGCATGGTGTGAATGAAGCATTAGAGAGTCACAGACCTCCTGAAACTCCA ATTTGTCTCCTAAGTGGTAAACTCTGCTATTCCTTCCCAGACAGCACGTTCAGTCTTACCGACGTCGGCAATTGGAGGGCACCAGCGGCAAAGTGTCGGTTGGGGTTTTTCCCCTGCACACAGAATAAAAGTAGGTGGGTAAACGATCGGCGCGATGAGTCTGCAGCCGGAGATCGGCAGAGGAACCGCGAGCAACCTTTATGCCGACCGCGCCTCTTTTTTTCTTCACTAGATCTACGCAGTTGTTGGTCCACATCAAGCCGGCAGTGTAAGCGCGAAG ACCATCCTGACTTAGATCACCATCACCACCATCATCCCCTGCATCGTGCCCTTCATCAGACACCCAAAATGCACCACAAACATCACAGGCGAAAAAGAAGAAAACGCACAACAAACCTTCCAAAAAACCCTCCTCCCCCTTCCCTCCTACCTATGGCTGGAAACAACATAACAGTTG TGACAAAAAGGAAGCAGCCTTCTCTAGCCCACCCAAGTTTCCATCAAAGGAGCAAGCCTA TGTCAGTAAGAAGAAAGCTGGCTAACCCTCCCACCCCTTGTTTAACTCCTCCAGCCCATCCCACATCATTGAAGAGTGAAG AGACTGCGGTTAATATTCAGAAAGAGGCGCAGAGAACTGAAGGCTTTCCTGACT TGACACCGAATAATAACGAAGGCCTGTGTGCTTTGCAGCAGCCTCCACGTCACCCTCTTCCAGGGCTCCGTCAGAGGACTAACGATA TGATTACATCAGTGAATGAGGACCTTCTTCGTACTGAAT TGCCACAAGATGATTGGCAGCAAGACACACCCAGTGATGAAGGGATGTGCTCTCCTTAA